Genomic segment of Cytobacillus suaedae:
CTAAATATCAATATAACTACTAATGCTATGCCTGCCTTTAATTTCGAGAAAAGAAGTAGAATTAATATTCCTATTGGGACAAAAAGTAATACAGTACCGAATGTGTTATAAAACCAAGTATCAAAATTATAATTCTGAATGTTAATTAGATAAGTTCCAATGGTAGATAAAGGGACAAAATTATGCGACGCTCCAGTATATCTCCCATCAAGTCTATCTGGAAAAAATAAACCAACGCCTACAAAGCTAACAAACAACACCAAGGAAATGTAAAATAAAGTTAAAACAGTTACATACCACCTTGATTTCAAATCAACACCTAACAGCTTCACTCGACACACCTCCTCAGTAAAAGGTATGTCCAACTACTGATAGCTATACCGTGATATTGAGTCAATCTGCTTCAATAGTGAAATAAACGTTTCTGCTTGTTACATAAAAGCCCCCGTTCGTACAATAATAAATAAGTGTTTTATTTACTATTTACTTTCACTTGTAAATATTATTGCCGCACCAACAACAAAGACAATCACAAACGCCATTAAAGTAAGAACGAAAACAGACTGTTTTAAAAGGTAACTAAAAATAACGATAGGTGTACCAACCATACCGACAATTGATGCAAATTTCATATAACGGACAACTTTTGGAGAAACCTCAGGTTCGTCTTGGTACTGCCACCGTTTTCCAAATAGAAAACTATCTTCAGGACAACTATATGTCCAAATAAAGAATGCATAAAGAGGAATCATAAAAATTATTACCATAATGATTTCGCCTATCATATTTCTCCCCCTCCCAAGAAATTAAACTCTAACTAAACGGCTTCTTTACTTTAATACGATTGAAACGATTAGACGTTCCAAACTTAAGCGAATTTTCCAATTAAAATTATCTAACCCTACTTTTTTTATTCAACTAAAGGGAAGATATATACAGTATCGGCAAGAAAATATTGATGTGATGCACCTTTTATCTTTGTTTATATGTATGCATAGATAAGTGTTAAGGACTTGACTTGGAGCCTCTGTGGGTATGATCTATCTTGAAAGGCTGAAGCTAAGGTTTCATCAGGCAAGCGAGCCTATCATACCCACCCCTCCAAGTAAAGTCCTATCGTTGTTTACGTTGAAAACTATAATTATTTACTGAATATAACAAGTAAATAAAGATAGAAAACAGGCTGTTTTTGTATCTTTACTTACGTTAAATACGGTCAAAAACCATACTGTATATATCTGCTCTATACTTCAATAAGAAAAAGCCAATCTCCTTCTTGAAGATTAGCCCCCGTTACTTCAATAAACATTTTATAATGTGTGTTTAATTAACAACCTCCACATCAATTCCAGTAGCTAATGGAGGAGCTGACTCCTCTAGCCTGTTAACAATACTAACCTTAACTTTATTACCTAATTTGATGTCTATATTTTTATGTTCTGAGAAAGAAACAATCATGGTTTCTTCTGCTGTTGGGTCCAAACCTAACTCTTCTTGCTTTTTTTTAGTCATTTCACTCCATGAATCAATACTTGTAATTAAGAAAATTTCTTTAACATAGCCTTTTTCATCTAACTGAATATCATTGACAAATCCGATTACTTCAACAATTTCTTTTTCGCCATTATCATCAATGATAGTTTCGTTTTTCATTTCTTTGTTACATCCAAATAAAATAAGTGCTAATAGAAGTAATGATAGGACTAAACTAATTTTTTTCATTCTTGGACTCTCCTCGGTGTTCTTTATACAAGTTAGTCGAAGGTTTGTCTTATTTAGTTACTAAAAAAGATCGTAAATAATTACATCATATATATAGAACACTGACTCCTAAGTGGGAAGCAAATTCTCTTATTGAACAATCGCTCACCGTTAATGTAATAACTCATAGTAATTTAAATCCAGAGAATAATACCACTGAGGTGGTATTATGATAATTCTTAAAACTCTAATTTCCTTAAATCTTATTTTTAGTATTCTAACCGTTAACAACAATGTAGTAGTTCCTTCACCTAACGTCATAACAAGTGTTTATACAAATATTTCTGAAAAGAATAATTGGATTACTATATCAAAGGGAACAAAGGAAATAACATTCTTTGTGGAGGCTCAGAATACAGAAACTGTTCTATTTTGGCTAATCCCTACTGGTACTGAGACATGGTGGGAAAGAAAACTAATAGGTTATGATATTAATGAAGACAAGAGTAAAAAGTTTGATGAGACTCAAAAGTATTCTTTAACTTGGAAAATAGATGAACCTTTCCTTCATCACCATCTAGTTGTGGAACTGGTAGGAATGAACAAAGTTACAAGTGGTGGAAGTATTAACATTACTACGGAAAGTACCGAGTAAATATTGCAAAAAGGCGTTTCTACAATTTTCAGAAACCCCCCCGTTCGTTTAATAAGAATAATCTACTTCTTATCATTAGGGTTAAGATAAAAACTCTCATCCAAGTCTGAATGGGAACCATTGTAATCCATACTCTTGTCTATTTCGTCCAAGTCAATTTCGTTTATATCATCATCATCTAATTCGCCTACAACTGTAATTAGCCTTAAATCTTTACCTGGAGTACCTAAAAATATTGCCTTAGATTGAAAGGTCTCAAAGCCACCTTCTTCGGCAAGATGCTCCGTTAATATTTCTAAAATGTCATCTTGATTATATTTATAAACTTTTCGTTTCATTTTAGCCAAAATTCTTGCCTACCTTTTTTTAGATTTGCTCACCTTTAGTTCAATATGAATTTATAATATTGGAGGACTATCAGATAGACAAATCGATAAATTCTAGTTCCATTTCTGCTTCTGCTTTCGAACGATAAACGGTAATTTTATCATAGGGTTTCAAGTTGTTTTGCCACGTTCCTATATTACTCAGAAAATCTTTTTCGTTTTCTGAAATTATAAAGCACTCTAAATCCCTATTTATATAACAAATTGGTGCGTCACTTTCCGAATCACACTGTTGGTAAACAGTTCCGATAAATCCACCTTTACTATCTTTTGCCATAATATCTACATGTGGAACCGTAAAAAACTCTAAATGTGGAATATCATCGTCAAAGATAAATTGAATATCATAATCGCTAGCACATTTTTGATACTCTTCATTTTTATATTGAGCACTCATAGGAAAAATTGTTGTCCCTGCTAGTATAACTTCAGTATCTTCTATATTTACATTTATGGCTCCAATTAATTCTGTTCTATCTAGATAAACTTTTCGCATCTCAACCTCCGTTTAATCTTATTTTAAAGTAAATGCTCATTACTTTTGTGATTTGTTATTGAATTAACCTGCTCCTATAACACAATAGGAGCTGCCATTTCTGACAACCCCTTGTTAAATATTCGCACCCGTTAGTTTAAGTGCAAAAATTCACAGTATATCGCTACTAAATCGTTTTTGAATAAAGGAAACAAAATTTTTCTTTTCTACATCGCTTTTCAAATTCAGATTCAGAACTAAAAGTCCTAAGTTATCATCAGTCTCAAAAATCTTTTGATTTTGTTGATAGTAATTTAATATTTCAGGGTAATCTTTACCGAGCTTTTCCATTTTCGTATTAATTTTATATTCTTTTGTCCCAAAACCAAGTGAAGTATAGAGCACAAGAAATAAATCAATAACTAAATCAAAAATAATCATCTTTCATCGAATCCTAAATTTACGGGCTCTAATGGCAATTCATTCTTTTCAAGCATATTTGTTGATGAAACAGATAAATCTACTTCATCAAATTTAAATCCATCTGCCCACACTTTACCTGTGCCTGTTAACAGGATACCAAAGTGAACAGAAGAACTGTCTTCTGGAACATCTAATACTATTGAATAAAAATTCCAGTCTGTTGTGCCTTGAATCGAACGCTTATCCATATTATCAAACTGAATTACATCACCTGAATTATTATCTACTCGACACCAAATTCCACATTTTTGAACATCTTCTGTCTTTAAGAAACACGAAACTTTAATTCGCTTTCCTTTCCAGTTACCTGCTGAAAAACTTTGCATCATTGTTCCAAATTGTTCTTCGCTAACCTTTGTTTTCGAAGTCAGTAAGCCTGATTTAGTACCCGTATGAAATACTTGCCCATCAGTTTTCATCTCATAACAAGTTGGGTGTGAACCACTCAAAATCCAGCCTTTTATTGTTTCAGTCATATTTGTTTCCTCCATTCCTCTTAGTGACCGCATCAGCTTGCGGTATTTTCCAGGCGGCAATTTATATAGCTCCTTAAAAGAACGTGTGAATGCTTCTTGTGATTGGAAATGTAACTCAAAGGCTATTTGAATTATTGATTCATCTGAATATAATAAATACATTGCTCCTGTTGCCAGTCTGCGTTTTCGAATATATTCACTTATTGTCAATCCAGTTTCTTCTTTAAAAATACGTGATAAATGAAACTTCGAATAACCCACTTTAGATGCATAATCCTCTAATTGCCAATCATCTAATAAAGATTCTTCTAAAAAGTTTATTACGTTCTTAGTTAATTCGCTATACACATTGCTCACCTCACTTTTTAAGTGTAGAGGATTTATAATTGAGTTTTTTGATATTATTTGCTTTTATATATTTTAAAATGAAAATATAGCATTAAAAAAAAATACCTTTCCTTCACTATCCTGCTCCGTTAGTTTAAGTGTAACACTTCACAAGCTCTATATTTATTTTAACATTAAATTACAATTAATTGATGGAACTTATAAAATCACTATAGCAAATGACATACCAATTAACATTGTAATTAGCACGTTGACAACAGCTGTTGTCACTATGTTATTTGAGGTGCGATTTAGTATGCGAATCGGAGTATTTATAACCAATAAACGTTGATATAGAAGGGAAAAACAACAGACCAAATCATATGCGATTTGGTCTGCTAATTAGTATGCTATTTCATATGTTTCTCTACAGTAACGGAACCGTTTATAAATTTATAGCTACTCTATTTTCTCTTATTTTATATTAGTTTGTAGAATTCAGAGCAATCAGTTCATATGTAATAGTCGTTGTGTTATTTGCTAACTCAACCTTTTTAATAAGTGCTTCACCGCTAGAGTCACTTTCGATTGTCCTTCTTACCTCTATAGGAATATCAATTGGGTATAAACGATATCCCTCTTTCACTAAAGTAAAGATATTTTCTGTTACCCTTGTTTCTCTTCCTTTGGTTACGATCATTGTATTAAATTCAAAAGGCATGCCCATAAGCTTGTCTCTCCTTTTTTGTAAGTTGGTCTCTCTTCATAGTATCACAATCGGCTACTGATTTTTCATCCATTCTGTTACAAATTTTACCGTTTCACGATTTTCTGCTGGCGGAAAATAATGTGTAAATTGTTTAAAATACCTACTCGTTACCCGCTTTCCTAGCTCCTTTAATCGCTTTTCTAGTCGATATGAATGCTCAACTGATACGTTTTTATCCTTTTCACCATGAATGATTAATACTGGTGCCACTATTTTTTCCAGTTCATAAAGTGGAGTACGATAACGATAGCGTTCCGGATATTTGGTGGGTGTACCTCCAATTACCCTCTTCATCATCCTACGTAAATCTTTCCTTTCTACATATGTAAGTGACATATCTGAAACTCCACCCCATGATACGATCGAGCAAATATTCGTTTCATAAATTCCTGTCAAGAGAGCCATCACACCACCACGCGAAAAACCAAATGCATGAATACGATTCGGGTTCACTTTCGGATGCTGTTCCAAGACTTTATAGCTAGCTAGAGCATCATATCTATCGTCACCTGCAAAATCTTCATTTCCTTCTCCACCTTGATTACCACGATAGAATGGAGCCATCACTACAAACCCTTCAGAAGCAAACTGAATAATACGACCTACCCGTACTTTTCCAACATTTTTTATCCCACCGCGTAAATATAGAAAACCATCATAACATCCTTCTTCTTTAGGATAAGCTAAGTATCCTTTTACACGAAGTCCCTTACAGTAATAGGTTATGAGATACAGTTCAATCCTTGGATTTGGTGAAGGGAATCTTTGACTCTCTATAATACTGCCGTCAACCATACGACCATCCCCTTTCTAATTAATTCCTTCTAGGCATTCACACATTTTTGTCACACTTCATAATGTAACGTAAGTAATAACTAATATTTTGACGTTCTAAAAACGTCCAGGAGGTAAATTTTCATGCGTTATGTATCCCTATTTTTGACGTTTCTTCTTATTATTCCACTAGTAGCCTGTAATAATGACAAAACAGAAACAATCCGGGTTGCAGAAGTTACCCGATCTATTTTTTATGCTCCTCAATATGTAGCACTGTCTGAAGGCTTTTTTGAAGATGAGGGCTTAAATGTTGAACTTACAACTACATGGGGCGGTGATAAAACGATGACTGCCGTTTTATCAGACGGTGCAGACATTGCCCTAGTAGGTTCTGAGACATCCATTTATGTTGAAGCTCAAGGGTCCAGTGACCCAGTTATCAATTTCGCACAGCTTACTCAAACAGATGGAACTTTCTTAGTTGCACGTGAAAAAATGGATGATTTCAGTTGGGACCAATTAAAAGGTAGTACATTTTTAGGTCAACGTAAAGGTGGCATGCCTCAAATGGTTGGGGAATACGTACTTAAGAAGCATGGTATTGATCCACAGAATGACCTAGAACTAATCCAAAACGTAGATTTTGCTAATATCCCATCTGCCTTCGCTTCGGGCACTGGTGACTTTGTTCAATTGTTTGAACCTCAAGCTAGCATCTTTGAACAAGAAGGGAAAGGCTTCATTGTTGCCTCATTTGGTGAAGAATCAGGCCATGTACCTTATACCACCTTCATGGCAAAACAAAGCTACCTAGACGGAAATAAAGAGGCTGTAGATAAATTTACTCGTGCTATCTACAAAGCCCAACAATGGGTTCAAACACATAGTGCAAAAGAAGTAGCTGAATCCATTCAATCCTTTTTTGAAGACACACCTCTTGAAACAATTGAAATGGTTGTTGACCGTTATAGAAGCCAAGGCTCATATGCCACTGACCCAATACTAGACGAAGAAGAATGGGATAATCTTCAAAACATTATGGATGAAGCTGGAGAGCTACCAGCACGTATTAAATACAGCACATTAGTTAACACATCCATTGCCGAAAAGATCATTTCAGAATAGGAGTGATGACTTGTGACTTTTCTTAAAGTAGATAGAATTCATCATACCTACTTTACCAAAGATTCAGCAACAACAGCACTCGAAGATATCTCTTTAACGATAGAGGAAGGGGAGTTTGTCTCCTTTCTCGGCCCTAGTGGCTGTGGAAAAACAACATTATTATCGATTATCGCAGGATTATTAAAACCCACAGAAGGTAGGATTACTATAGAAGGTAATCCTCCTAATAAGGAAGGACCCTCTATCGGCTATATGCTACAACAGGATTACCTTTTTCCCTGGAAAACAATCGAGGAAAATGTTTTTGTCGGCTTACGCACAATGAATAAGAATTCAGCTGAAAATAAGAAAAAGACGATTGATTTATTAAAAGAAATGGGATTACAGGGTGTTGAAAAGTCCTATCCAAAACAGCTTTCCGGTGGAATGCGCCAAAGAGCTTCATTGGTGAGGACATTAGCAACAAATCCAAAGATTTTGCTACTTGATGAACCTTTCTCAGCTCTTGATTATCAAACAAAACTAAAGTTAGAAAATTTAATGGTAAAAACATTAAAGGAATATAACAAAACTGCCTTACTTGTTACTCATGACATAGGTGAAGCGATTGCTATGAGTGACCGAATTTTTTTACTCTCGGCAAATCCGGGTAAAATCGCAAAAACCTTCATCATTCCAGAAGAGCTAAAAAAGATAACTCCATTTGAAGCTCGTCAACATTCTATCTACTCAACAATCTTTCAACAAATATGGGAGGAGTTAGATGACCTTGAAACAGAATAGTAGCATTCGTCTCCTTCATGAACAGTATTTAAGAGAAATCAAAAAAGAGAAAAGGATTGTATTATTTTATCAAATCCTTATTTTTCTTATCTTCTTTTCAGGATGGGAAATCGCTAGTAAAAAGACCTGGATTGACCCTTTAATTTTCAGTTCTCCATCTAAAATATGGGGGCTTTTTATAACAAAGCTATCTGATGGATCTCTACTCTCTAATTTAAGTGTTACCCTTTTTGAGACGGTACTAGGATTCATTATTGGGACTCTATTAGGGACGATTTTGGCAGCTATTCTATGGTGGTCAGAACGTCTCTCAAGGATACTTGACCCTTATCTAGTTATTTTAAATGCCATGCCTAAGGTGGCTCTTGGACCTATCTTAATAGTAGCACTTGGTCCGGGATTTGTTTCGATTATTGCAATGGGTGCGATTATCTCAGTAATTATCACCACAATCGTTGTTTACACCTCATTCAGAGAGGTAGACCCTAACTATATAAAGGTATTAAATACATTTGGAGCTAGCCGCGGTCAATGTTTTAAGGAAGCCATTCTCCCCGCTTCTTTTCCCACCATTATCTCTACCCTGAAAGTAAATGTCGGTTTATCGTGGGTCGGGGTTATTGTTGGAGAATTTCTTGTTTCGGCAAAAGGATTGGGCTATATGATTATATATGGATTCCAAGTGTTCAACTTCACTCTGGTTCTCTTAAGTCTATTAGTCATTGCAGTATTTGCCACACTAATGTATCAGGGTGTAGAGCTGCTTGAAAGGAAGCTTATTAAGGACTCTAAACAATAGAAAGCTCTCTAAAATAATTAGAGAGCTTTCTTTAAGATATAATCAATGCTATGCTGAAGAACATCGTCTTTCATGATAAAACTATACATGGAGTTTGTGGAGAGGTTCTTCGGCAGATTCTTTAGTAATACTGGGCCTCTCGTTTCAAAGTAGTCGTCCTTCTCTACTAGCTGACTAACCTTAGCAAAATATATATTTTTAATTATCGTTTTTCCTTTGCCGATAACTTTATATTGCCCAATATAGTTTAAATCTGAAACGATACCACCCGTTTCCTCCATAACTTCACGAACTGCGGCTTGCTCTGGTGTTTCATCCTTCTCTATCTTTCCTCCTGGGAATTCAAGTCCTCGCTCACTATGATCTGTTAACAACCATTGATCATTGTGCCTACAAATTACCCAGACGTGTCTTGGATCCATCGAGAAAGGATTGTTCGTGAAGGATAAATTCACTTCATTTAAGTACATATCCTGAAAAACAATCATATAACCTTTTCTCCATTACTTGGTATTTCTTATTATGGTACCATATAAAAAACAAATGGTACACGAACAACTCTTTCTAATGTTCTTTGTTGCTAATTTCACTTATTAAATTCTGTGATTTAATAAGCTCTTTCGCATCTTGATCACCTAGTTCATACATCATTTTATATACTTTTTGCATCGTTTCATCAATAGCATCATTCATAGGATCATGATGGTATTCAACATACGGAACGTGCGCTCGTAAAAAACCTTGCCAGTCCGAAGAATAGTTTTGATCAAAATACTCTCTTAACTGGATAATTTCTTCATCTGTCGCTTCAATTTTGAAATCCCATGGAGAAGCAGTACTAATCTGGGATATCTCTCCATTGGCAATTGAAACATAATACGTTTTTTTACTTTGTTCCACGAACTCTCACCCCTAAAGTTGATTCTTTTCATTAGCTTTTCATAAATCAGTCAAATTATGTATGTCACAAGTTTGAACTAATTTGTCTAGGGAATTACCATATTAGTGGAGTCTTTCTGAAAAGTCATTTATACTAGAAAAAAGTAAATTACTTATTAAATAAAAGCATTTTTTCATTTCTATACGATATACTAGTTGATAACATAGAGTTTTCTAAGAGGAGGCTAATCGGATGAAATTTATTGATGAATTATACGAGATGTATCGTCACAAGCTTACTGGCGATGAAGAGGATGCAGACATTTTAGCTTTCTCAGTATTAGAACAATTAGATAGAGATGATATGATTACACTAATTGAGGAGCTAAGTGACCAAGAACTTTATAACTTAGTTGGTTTTTATATGATTGAAAAATTAAAAGCCAAAATGGCTCGTGAGGAATTCGGGGATACTAAAGCAGTGCCAAACGATGGTGTTAGAAATATACATTAAATTTAAATATGAAATACCAGAAAGAGGAGCCTCTTTCTGGTATTTTTTATTTTTGTAAAATGGCTAAAGCTTGATCGATTTGTTCAGTGCTAACATCATAGTGTGTTGTCATCCTAATAACGGTAGGCCCAAAAGAAACGGCTAGGATCCCTTGCTCTTTTAGTAAACGGATATACTCCTCAGCCGTTAAACCTTTTTTAGCAACATCAATTAATACAATATTTGTATCAACTTCATTGACAACCTCTAATCCTTTGATTGATCCTATGCCAGCTGCAAGCCTCTTAGCATTGTCATGGTCAATTGATAGTCGGTCTACCATTTGTGTTAACGCAACCATTGCAGGTGCAGCAATTAGCCCAACCTGACGTAGGCCCCCACCAAGTCTCTTTCTCCATTTCCTAGCTTTTTTAATGAACTGCTTATCTCCAGCGATTATTGAACCCACTGGTGCTCCCAATCCTTTGGATAAACAAACCTGAACAGTCGTTGTGAATTTTGTAAAATCAGTCAATGGTTTATCTAAAGCCACTGCTGCATTAAATAACCGGGCACCATCTAAATGAATAGGAACACTGTATTTAGTGGCAACATTGTAGATCGCTTCC
This window contains:
- a CDS encoding ABC transporter ATP-binding protein, coding for MTFLKVDRIHHTYFTKDSATTALEDISLTIEEGEFVSFLGPSGCGKTTLLSIIAGLLKPTEGRITIEGNPPNKEGPSIGYMLQQDYLFPWKTIEENVFVGLRTMNKNSAENKKKTIDLLKEMGLQGVEKSYPKQLSGGMRQRASLVRTLATNPKILLLDEPFSALDYQTKLKLENLMVKTLKEYNKTALLVTHDIGEAIAMSDRIFLLSANPGKIAKTFIIPEELKKITPFEARQHSIYSTIFQQIWEELDDLETE
- a CDS encoding ABC transporter permease, with protein sequence MTLKQNSSIRLLHEQYLREIKKEKRIVLFYQILIFLIFFSGWEIASKKTWIDPLIFSSPSKIWGLFITKLSDGSLLSNLSVTLFETVLGFIIGTLLGTILAAILWWSERLSRILDPYLVILNAMPKVALGPILIVALGPGFVSIIAMGAIISVIITTIVVYTSFREVDPNYIKVLNTFGASRGQCFKEAILPASFPTIISTLKVNVGLSWVGVIVGEFLVSAKGLGYMIIYGFQVFNFTLVLLSLLVIAVFATLMYQGVELLERKLIKDSKQ
- a CDS encoding DUF2584 domain-containing protein — encoded protein: MGMPFEFNTMIVTKGRETRVTENIFTLVKEGYRLYPIDIPIEVRRTIESDSSGEALIKKVELANNTTTITYELIALNSTN
- a CDS encoding cytosolic protein; this encodes MKFIDELYEMYRHKLTGDEEDADILAFSVLEQLDRDDMITLIEELSDQELYNLVGFYMIEKLKAKMAREEFGDTKAVPNDGVRNIH
- a CDS encoding aminotransferase class I/II-fold pyridoxal phosphate-dependent enzyme, giving the protein MIDLRSDTVTKPTEEMRKAAYLAEVGDDVYSEDPTVRRLEELAAGMLGKEDALFVTSGTQGNQIAVLTHCVPGNEILLEEDSHIFYYEGGAVSAFAGVQTRTIKGQRGAMDSRLVEAAIRGEDIHVPETGLICLENTHNRAGGAIVPINNMEAIYNVATKYSVPIHLDGARLFNAAVALDKPLTDFTKFTTTVQVCLSKGLGAPVGSIIAGDKQFIKKARKWRKRLGGGLRQVGLIAAPAMVALTQMVDRLSIDHDNAKRLAAGIGSIKGLEVVNEVDTNIVLIDVAKKGLTAEEYIRLLKEQGILAVSFGPTVIRMTTHYDVSTEQIDQALAILQK
- the ytkD gene encoding nucleoside triphosphatase YtkD; this translates as MIVFQDMYLNEVNLSFTNNPFSMDPRHVWVICRHNDQWLLTDHSERGLEFPGGKIEKDETPEQAAVREVMEETGGIVSDLNYIGQYKVIGKGKTIIKNIYFAKVSQLVEKDDYFETRGPVLLKNLPKNLSTNSMYSFIMKDDVLQHSIDYILKKAL
- a CDS encoding hydrolase; the encoded protein is MEQSKKTYYVSIANGEISQISTASPWDFKIEATDEEIIQLREYFDQNYSSDWQGFLRAHVPYVEYHHDPMNDAIDETMQKVYKMMYELGDQDAKELIKSQNLISEISNKEH
- a CDS encoding helix-turn-helix transcriptional regulator — its product is MYSELTKNVINFLEESLLDDWQLEDYASKVGYSKFHLSRIFKEETGLTISEYIRKRRLATGAMYLLYSDESIIQIAFELHFQSQEAFTRSFKELYKLPPGKYRKLMRSLRGMEETNMTETIKGWILSGSHPTCYEMKTDGQVFHTGTKSGLLTSKTKVSEEQFGTMMQSFSAGNWKGKRIKVSCFLKTEDVQKCGIWCRVDNNSGDVIQFDNMDKRSIQGTTDWNFYSIVLDVPEDSSSVHFGILLTGTGKVWADGFKFDEVDLSVSSTNMLEKNELPLEPVNLGFDER
- a CDS encoding S9 family peptidase; its protein translation is MVDGSIIESQRFPSPNPRIELYLITYYCKGLRVKGYLAYPKEEGCYDGFLYLRGGIKNVGKVRVGRIIQFASEGFVVMAPFYRGNQGGEGNEDFAGDDRYDALASYKVLEQHPKVNPNRIHAFGFSRGGVMALLTGIYETNICSIVSWGGVSDMSLTYVERKDLRRMMKRVIGGTPTKYPERYRYRTPLYELEKIVAPVLIIHGEKDKNVSVEHSYRLEKRLKELGKRVTSRYFKQFTHYFPPAENRETVKFVTEWMKNQ
- a CDS encoding DUF3221 domain-containing protein; translated protein: MKKISLVLSLLLLALILFGCNKEMKNETIIDDNGEKEIVEVIGFVNDIQLDEKGYVKEIFLITSIDSWSEMTKKKQEELGLDPTAEETMIVSFSEHKNIDIKLGNKVKVSIVNRLEESAPPLATGIDVEVVN
- a CDS encoding VanZ family protein, which codes for MKLLGVDLKSRWYVTVLTLFYISLVLFVSFVGVGLFFPDRLDGRYTGASHNFVPLSTIGTYLINIQNYNFDTWFYNTFGTVLLFVPIGILILLLFSKLKAGIALVVILIFSLFIETVQYITKLGVFDVDDIILNTSGVLLGILICSFLKKRKKLLN
- a CDS encoding ABC transporter substrate-binding protein, translated to MRYVSLFLTFLLIIPLVACNNDKTETIRVAEVTRSIFYAPQYVALSEGFFEDEGLNVELTTTWGGDKTMTAVLSDGADIALVGSETSIYVEAQGSSDPVINFAQLTQTDGTFLVAREKMDDFSWDQLKGSTFLGQRKGGMPQMVGEYVLKKHGIDPQNDLELIQNVDFANIPSAFASGTGDFVQLFEPQASIFEQEGKGFIVASFGEESGHVPYTTFMAKQSYLDGNKEAVDKFTRAIYKAQQWVQTHSAKEVAESIQSFFEDTPLETIEMVVDRYRSQGSYATDPILDEEEWDNLQNIMDEAGELPARIKYSTLVNTSIAEKIISE